In the Streptomyces sp. cg36 genome, one interval contains:
- a CDS encoding tautomerase family protein yields MPLVRIDVLGRDTGRLAALGRAVHEALGEVMGFPDDDRFQILTAHDGESGILRHGTYLGVRRDDGIVYVAITLREGRPAAQKQALYRRIAELAQEYAGTEPRNMFVVLTENSDADWSLGNGEAQYLV; encoded by the coding sequence ATGCCGCTCGTACGTATCGACGTGCTGGGCCGTGACACCGGGCGCCTGGCGGCCCTGGGGCGGGCCGTGCACGAGGCGTTGGGGGAGGTGATGGGGTTCCCGGACGACGACCGGTTCCAGATCCTGACGGCCCACGACGGCGAGAGCGGCATCCTGCGGCACGGCACCTATCTCGGGGTGCGGCGGGACGACGGCATCGTCTATGTGGCCATCACCCTGCGGGAGGGCCGCCCGGCAGCGCAGAAGCAGGCGCTGTACCGGCGCATCGCCGAACTCGCCCAGGAATACGCCGGAACGGAACCCCGCAACATGTTCGTGGTGCTGACCGAGAACAGCGATGCCGACTGGTCGTTGGGCAACGGCGAGGCGCAGTACCTCGTCTGA
- a CDS encoding SDR family oxidoreductase, giving the protein MTSIENASTTRELKGKRALVTGGTRGIGAAVVRQLLDAGAHVLTTARSTTAPVPEGAAFVEADVRTPAGTRALAEAARKSLGGVDILVHNAGGAQPYESASEIPDEVWQDALDLNFLASVRLDALLTPGMRERRAGAIVHVSSAATLTPMGPFLHYTAAKAALENYSRGLALELAPAGIRVNTVSPGRVATPGGEATREQWARLNSAAGRTGAEGTTPLGRDGRPDDIAHTVLFLVSDQAGWLTGSNLYVDGGEFPRN; this is encoded by the coding sequence ATGACCAGCATCGAAAACGCATCGACGACGCGGGAACTCAAGGGAAAGCGCGCACTCGTGACGGGAGGGACCCGGGGAATAGGGGCCGCCGTCGTCCGCCAACTCCTCGACGCGGGCGCCCACGTACTCACCACCGCCAGGTCGACCACGGCTCCGGTGCCGGAAGGAGCCGCCTTCGTGGAGGCCGACGTGCGGACCCCGGCCGGCACCCGAGCGCTCGCCGAGGCCGCGCGGAAGAGCCTGGGCGGCGTCGACATCCTGGTCCACAACGCGGGCGGAGCGCAGCCGTACGAGAGTGCCTCGGAGATCCCCGACGAGGTGTGGCAGGACGCGCTGGACCTGAACTTCCTGGCCTCGGTGCGGCTGGACGCGCTGCTGACGCCGGGCATGCGGGAGCGGCGCGCGGGAGCGATCGTGCACGTCTCCTCGGCCGCGACCCTCACCCCGATGGGGCCGTTCCTGCACTACACGGCGGCCAAGGCGGCCCTGGAGAACTACAGCCGGGGCCTGGCCCTCGAACTGGCTCCGGCCGGCATCCGGGTCAACACCGTCTCGCCCGGCAGGGTCGCCACCCCGGGCGGCGAGGCGACGCGGGAGCAGTGGGCGCGGCTGAACTCGGCGGCGGGCCGGACCGGCGCCGAGGGCACCACCCCGCTGGGGCGGGACGGCCGCCCCGACGACATCGCGCACACGGTCCTGTTCCTCGTCTCCGACCAGGCGGGCTGGCTGACCGGCAGCAATCTCTACGTGGACGGCGGCGAATTCCCCCGGAACTGA
- a CDS encoding LysR family transcriptional regulator gives MSLRQFEYALAIAEAGSVTAAAERLRVAQPSVSQQIRGLERDLGVELFARTPSGLVPTVVGRAFLREAEVAVSASRRARATARAGADELVGELVVSVQMGFGTRQLPGALGALRSRFPKLEVTVFEEPSSAELDRLCRRGVLDLALMAQCEQSPDDAHHLGDEEFVVVLGAGHRLLAADRVERRDLAGEPWVRFDRDSALDAVLVHALRDDELAPVTAARVSQAATAVRWAAHGLGATLVPASAVPPGHEHLVRPVFPAVTQPVIAVLRSGAGPAETALLSFLRKENWSPLISH, from the coding sequence ATGAGTCTTCGTCAGTTCGAGTACGCCCTGGCCATCGCCGAGGCGGGCTCGGTGACCGCGGCGGCCGAGCGGCTGCGCGTCGCCCAGCCGTCGGTGTCCCAGCAGATCCGCGGCCTGGAGCGGGACCTCGGCGTGGAGCTGTTCGCCCGTACGCCGAGCGGACTCGTTCCCACGGTGGTCGGACGTGCCTTCCTGCGGGAGGCCGAGGTCGCGGTGAGCGCGTCGCGGCGGGCCCGGGCCACCGCGCGGGCCGGTGCAGACGAGCTGGTGGGCGAGTTGGTGGTGTCGGTGCAGATGGGTTTCGGCACCCGCCAACTGCCAGGTGCCTTGGGTGCGTTGCGCAGTCGCTTCCCGAAGCTTGAGGTCACCGTATTCGAGGAGCCCAGCTCCGCCGAGCTGGACCGGCTGTGCCGCCGGGGCGTGCTGGACCTCGCTCTGATGGCGCAGTGCGAGCAGAGCCCCGACGACGCCCACCACCTCGGTGACGAGGAGTTCGTCGTGGTCCTTGGCGCCGGGCACCGGCTGCTCGCGGCAGACCGGGTCGAGCGGCGCGACCTGGCGGGGGAGCCGTGGGTGAGGTTCGACCGTGACAGCGCGCTCGACGCCGTGCTCGTGCACGCGCTGCGGGACGACGAGCTCGCCCCGGTCACGGCCGCCCGCGTGTCGCAGGCCGCGACCGCCGTTCGCTGGGCCGCCCACGGACTGGGCGCGACGCTCGTCCCCGCCTCCGCCGTGCCCCCGGGGCACGAACACCTGGTGCGGCCGGTGTTCCCGGCCGTCACCCAGCCCGTGATCGCGGTGCTGCGGTCCGGTGCGGGACCGGCGGAGACGGCGCTGCTTTCATTCCTGCGAAAGGAGAACTGGTCCCCGCTGATCTCGCATTGA
- a CDS encoding 1-acyl-sn-glycerol-3-phosphate acyltransferase: MSGPVCVRDVARRCVSVPALLVLIPLAGALLLVTLVLAPLSLCAGRSGRAWQPQRLALYALVYLVADLGGVLAAGVVRLRCMGGGRGREERLVALNYQVLARLLGLLVKCSAWIFSLRVEVDPPIPSSTHRPRAGIVVFARHAGPGDSILLVHGLLCRAGLRPQVVLKQFLRWDPCLDIVLSRLPHCFVPHRAEAGTSTAIGLLAAALRPGEALVMFPEGGNFTERRRRRAIGWLNRTGQLRRAARARRQRHVLPPRMEGSLAALSGAGEAGAAVTFVAHTGLDRIDSPARLWRSIPLRTAVRATWWSVPHHAIPAGQQARESWLTDQWSRVDAWIAREWNRPAPTPPAAP; encoded by the coding sequence ATGAGCGGGCCGGTCTGCGTACGTGACGTGGCCAGGCGCTGCGTCAGCGTGCCCGCACTCCTCGTACTGATCCCCCTCGCCGGGGCTCTGCTGCTCGTGACGCTGGTGTTGGCGCCGCTGTCGTTGTGCGCCGGACGGTCCGGGCGGGCCTGGCAGCCCCAACGGCTGGCCCTCTACGCGCTCGTATACCTCGTTGCCGACCTGGGCGGTGTGCTCGCGGCGGGTGTCGTTCGGCTGCGTTGCATGGGAGGCGGCCGGGGCCGCGAGGAGCGTCTGGTCGCACTGAACTACCAAGTTCTGGCACGGCTGTTGGGATTGCTGGTCAAGTGCTCGGCCTGGATCTTCTCGCTACGAGTGGAGGTCGACCCGCCGATCCCGTCGAGTACGCACCGGCCGCGCGCGGGCATCGTGGTCTTTGCCCGCCACGCAGGCCCGGGAGACTCGATCCTGCTGGTCCACGGCCTGCTCTGCCGCGCGGGCCTGCGCCCCCAGGTCGTCCTCAAGCAGTTCCTCCGGTGGGACCCGTGCCTGGACATCGTGCTCAGCCGCCTGCCGCACTGCTTCGTCCCGCACCGCGCCGAAGCCGGGACCTCGACGGCCATCGGCTTGTTGGCCGCGGCGTTACGCCCGGGGGAGGCGCTGGTGATGTTCCCCGAGGGCGGTAACTTCACCGAACGTCGCAGGCGCCGGGCCATCGGCTGGCTCAACCGCACCGGCCAGCTCCGCCGAGCGGCCCGCGCCCGTCGCCAACGGCACGTCCTGCCGCCCAGGATGGAGGGTTCGCTCGCGGCGCTGTCCGGGGCGGGGGAGGCCGGAGCGGCGGTCACCTTCGTCGCGCACACCGGGCTCGACCGCATCGATTCCCCGGCCCGGCTGTGGCGGTCGATCCCCCTGCGCACGGCGGTCCGCGCCACGTGGTGGAGCGTGCCCCACCACGCGATACCAGCCGGACAACAGGCCCGCGAGTCCTGGCTGACCGACCAGTGGTCGCGCGTGGACGCCTGGATCGCCCGGGAGTGGAACCGCCCTGCCCCGACACCGCCCGCCGCGCCCTAG
- a CDS encoding patatin-like phospholipase family protein encodes MPSTDYRCAFVLGGGGALGAYEVGMLRALIEAGIRPDLVIGTSVGAINGAAIAADPTAGAVAQLGELWGSLGRSGVFSGSVLQNLRLAARNRTHVYSSAPLRALLEARLPARRIEDLAVPFQCVAASIESAAEHWFTQGPLIPAVMASCAVPGLLPPLEVDGEHFFDGGLINSIPVGRAVAAGARTVYVLQVGRVERPLQVPRAPWEVAAVAFEIARRHRFTRDMTDLPPEVEVHLLPTGAASGRAEDLTGRKFRHRDFDLSARRMESAYEASAAYLAAAGKPRGDEAS; translated from the coding sequence ATGCCGAGCACGGACTACCGCTGTGCGTTCGTTCTGGGCGGAGGCGGGGCGCTCGGCGCCTACGAGGTCGGGATGCTGAGGGCGCTGATCGAGGCCGGAATCCGCCCGGACCTGGTGATCGGAACGTCCGTGGGGGCGATCAACGGCGCGGCGATCGCGGCCGACCCGACGGCTGGAGCCGTGGCGCAACTGGGCGAACTGTGGGGGAGCCTGGGCCGCTCGGGCGTGTTCTCCGGCTCGGTGCTCCAGAACCTTCGGCTCGCCGCCCGCAACCGGACGCACGTGTACTCCTCCGCACCGCTGCGCGCACTTCTGGAGGCCCGGCTCCCGGCGCGGCGCATCGAGGACCTCGCGGTGCCCTTCCAATGCGTCGCGGCCAGCATCGAGAGTGCGGCCGAGCACTGGTTCACCCAAGGGCCCCTCATCCCGGCGGTCATGGCCTCGTGCGCGGTCCCCGGGCTCCTGCCACCGCTCGAAGTCGACGGCGAGCACTTCTTCGACGGCGGACTCATCAACAGCATCCCCGTGGGCCGCGCGGTCGCTGCCGGGGCCCGCACCGTCTACGTGCTGCAGGTCGGACGCGTCGAGCGGCCCCTGCAAGTGCCCCGGGCGCCCTGGGAGGTGGCCGCCGTGGCCTTCGAGATCGCCCGCCGTCACCGCTTCACCCGGGACATGACCGACCTGCCCCCGGAGGTCGAGGTGCACCTGCTGCCCACGGGAGCGGCGTCCGGCAGGGCAGAGGACCTCACGGGCCGCAAGTTCCGCCACCGCGACTTCGATCTGTCCGCGCGGCGGATGGAGTCGGCGTACGAGGCGTCGGCCGCATACCTGGCAGCCGCGGGAAAGCCCCGCGGGGACGAAGCCTCATGA
- a CDS encoding RICIN domain-containing protein: MRTRTRTAARIAVAAAAVLGCAVPGISTAQAGQMPGAPLRNYTPGGTAKCATPQGNSTANGTAITLWDCTGSDLQNWIWRGDRIVHEASGKCLTPRGDRIYSDGAVLTLWPCTGAESQDFDQSAVDRFRNIKTSHSNKCLTNYGGNFGNGTWVTLWTCAGGEPAEQDWHLEQG, from the coding sequence ATGCGTACTCGTACTCGTACCGCCGCCCGTATCGCTGTCGCAGCAGCCGCCGTGCTCGGATGCGCCGTGCCCGGCATCTCGACGGCGCAGGCCGGCCAGATGCCCGGCGCGCCGCTGCGGAACTACACGCCGGGGGGCACCGCCAAGTGCGCCACGCCGCAGGGGAACAGCACCGCCAACGGCACGGCCATCACGCTGTGGGACTGCACCGGGAGCGACCTGCAGAACTGGATCTGGCGTGGTGACAGGATCGTCCACGAAGCCAGCGGGAAGTGCCTGACCCCGAGAGGTGACCGCATCTACTCCGACGGTGCCGTGCTGACCCTGTGGCCGTGCACCGGTGCCGAGAGCCAGGACTTCGACCAGTCCGCCGTGGACCGCTTCCGGAACATCAAGACCTCCCACTCCAACAAGTGCTTGACCAACTACGGCGGCAACTTCGGCAACGGCACGTGGGTGACGCTGTGGACGTGCGCGGGCGGCGAGCCGGCGGAGCAGGACTGGCACCTGGAGCAGGGCTGA
- a CDS encoding helix-turn-helix domain-containing protein, with translation MDGTGWFCEMAAGEGESAPLSAPYTGLDLGPVRVSSVAYSRVCSRRTTTSAQQRDPGSYQLALATRGAFNIDRLRNASGMAGGLVLTDTSRPMENIGFSDYESIEAIVLEIPRTVLPLRPDRVERILAQPGPAPTGAGGGTARMLADFLHSLHRHGPRCDPDELLHLGSIALDLATACLTQQLAARPRDETPVRAPAEVRTQAMLQRVLQFIDDNLDDHDLTPGAIADRHNMSLRSLYTLFRDQPTSVAESIRRRRLARCHAELARPESSRRTVEAVAARWGFASATAFGRAFRNTYGITPGAHRAANRASRTAPRAERLPPGIA, from the coding sequence GTGGACGGCACAGGGTGGTTCTGCGAGATGGCGGCCGGCGAGGGGGAATCCGCACCACTCAGCGCCCCGTACACCGGGCTGGACCTCGGTCCGGTCAGGGTGTCGTCGGTCGCGTACTCGCGAGTGTGCTCGCGCCGCACGACAACCTCCGCCCAGCAGCGCGATCCCGGGTCCTACCAGCTCGCCCTCGCCACCCGGGGCGCCTTCAACATCGACCGGCTGCGCAACGCGTCCGGGATGGCGGGGGGCCTGGTCCTGACGGACACCTCGCGCCCGATGGAGAACATCGGCTTCAGCGACTACGAGTCCATCGAGGCGATCGTCCTGGAGATCCCCCGCACGGTCCTGCCCCTGCGCCCCGACAGGGTGGAGCGCATCCTCGCCCAGCCGGGCCCCGCGCCGACCGGAGCAGGCGGGGGGACGGCCCGGATGCTCGCGGACTTCCTGCACTCCCTGCACCGCCACGGCCCCCGGTGCGACCCCGACGAACTCCTCCACCTGGGCTCCATCGCCCTCGACCTCGCCACCGCATGCCTGACACAACAACTCGCGGCCCGGCCCCGGGACGAAACACCCGTGCGCGCACCGGCCGAGGTCCGCACCCAGGCGATGCTCCAGCGCGTCCTCCAGTTCATCGACGACAACCTCGACGACCACGACCTGACCCCCGGGGCCATCGCCGACCGGCACAACATGTCCCTGCGCAGCCTCTACACGCTCTTCCGTGACCAGCCTACGAGCGTCGCCGAGTCGATCCGCCGACGCCGACTGGCGCGCTGCCACGCCGAGCTGGCCCGCCCCGAATCCAGCCGCCGCACCGTCGAGGCCGTCGCGGCCCGCTGGGGCTTCGCCAGCGCCACCGCGTTCGGCCGCGCGTTCCGCAACACGTACGGAATCACCCCCGGCGCACACCGCGCGGCCAACCGGGCCTCGCGCACGGCTCCACGCGCTGAGCGGTTGCCCCCAGGCATTGCGTGA
- a CDS encoding nuclear transport factor 2 family protein, with translation MPAPTAPADLYRHSLRLLLDKDIPAWVALWAEDGLMEFPFAPDGWPRQLEGKEAIAAYMRHYPDHIDLHDFADLRIHQTTDPQTIVVEMRGVGRLAESDAPFDMTYIAVVTVRDGHLTSYRDYWNPLAVQQPGTDFTGSGR, from the coding sequence ATGCCCGCACCGACCGCCCCGGCGGATCTGTACCGCCACAGCCTGCGCCTGCTGCTCGACAAGGACATTCCCGCGTGGGTCGCCCTGTGGGCCGAGGACGGCCTCATGGAGTTCCCCTTCGCCCCCGACGGCTGGCCCCGGCAACTGGAGGGCAAGGAGGCCATCGCCGCCTACATGCGCCACTACCCCGACCACATCGACCTGCACGACTTCGCCGACCTGCGGATCCACCAGACCACCGATCCACAGACCATCGTGGTCGAGATGCGCGGCGTCGGCCGCCTGGCGGAAAGCGACGCCCCCTTCGACATGACCTACATCGCCGTCGTGACCGTCCGGGACGGACACCTCACCTCCTACCGCGACTACTGGAACCCCCTCGCCGTCCAGCAGCCCGGCACCGACTTCACCGGAAGCGGCCGATGA
- a CDS encoding MsnO8 family LLM class oxidoreductase, whose translation MIDVPISALEVAVVEAGTRGVETLRDTAAFAHSLELLGYHRIWYAEHHHSPAIGAFPPVVLIAHAAASTSSIRLGSGGVLAPNHAPIMVAEQFGTLAALHEDRIDLGIGRGPGTFDEATARALRRGAGPATDAEYHDDVAAILSFLVDEVALGPLPEPWLLCSSPAGAALAARLGLPIAVAHHIRPDNTLAVLERYRAEFAPSRWCEQPRVVVCVETVCAETEQEAAWRAGPMDVVKAGLLQGRSDIPFPTPAEAAAHPFTAEERQALAGFHAQQAYGTPEAVVRRLAQLAADTGADELMLTTPVYDLDARVRSYDLIKKYCEAAKTA comes from the coding sequence ATGATCGACGTGCCGATATCAGCGCTGGAAGTCGCGGTGGTCGAAGCGGGGACCCGTGGCGTGGAGACCCTGCGGGACACCGCCGCCTTCGCTCACAGCCTCGAACTCCTCGGGTACCACCGGATCTGGTACGCCGAGCACCACCATTCGCCCGCGATCGGCGCGTTCCCGCCCGTGGTCCTGATCGCTCACGCGGCGGCCTCGACCTCGTCGATCCGGCTCGGGTCGGGCGGAGTTCTGGCACCCAACCATGCGCCGATCATGGTGGCCGAGCAGTTCGGGACGCTGGCCGCGTTGCACGAGGACCGCATCGACCTGGGTATCGGCCGTGGCCCCGGCACCTTCGACGAGGCCACCGCGCGGGCACTGCGCCGCGGGGCCGGGCCGGCGACGGACGCCGAGTACCACGACGACGTCGCCGCGATCCTGTCGTTCCTGGTCGACGAAGTGGCACTCGGCCCGCTGCCGGAGCCTTGGCTGTTGTGCTCCAGTCCCGCGGGCGCCGCCCTCGCCGCGCGGCTCGGCCTGCCGATCGCCGTCGCCCACCACATCCGGCCCGACAACACCCTCGCGGTGCTGGAGCGCTACCGTGCCGAGTTCGCCCCGTCCCGCTGGTGCGAGCAGCCCCGCGTCGTGGTGTGCGTGGAGACGGTTTGCGCCGAGACGGAGCAGGAGGCGGCCTGGCGGGCCGGGCCCATGGACGTCGTCAAGGCCGGACTGCTCCAGGGGCGGAGCGACATCCCCTTCCCCACGCCCGCGGAAGCAGCCGCCCATCCCTTCACCGCGGAGGAGCGGCAGGCGCTTGCCGGATTCCACGCACAGCAGGCGTACGGGACACCCGAGGCCGTCGTGCGCCGCCTCGCGCAACTGGCTGCCGACACCGGAGCGGACGAACTGATGCTGACCACACCCGTCTATGACCTCGACGCCCGGGTCCGCTCCTACGACCTCATCAAGAAGTACTGCGAGGCCGCGAAAACAGCGTGA
- a CDS encoding GlxA family transcriptional regulator translates to MPVTPSARRVPGGSSTPAAAPSRARDLAERAARLDRLMRPDPRPGAHKVVVLALDGVYPFELGIPHRVLGSADGRYEVLSASVDGQPVRTDADMTVIPGHGPEVLADADTVVIPPYAISSTPDPRALTALSRVRPGTRLVSICTGAFLLAVGGHLEGRRATTHWALAGYFQELFPRVELDADVLFVDHGDVLTSAGAASGVDVCLHLVRQDHGSEVANQVARRCVVPPYRDGGQAQYIERPLPPPGGTGTGPTRDWALQRLELPLTLGELAAHAAMSTRTFARRFREETGLSPGRWLTQQRLRRARHLLESSDLPVERVAHEVGFATATSLRRHLAAEAGVAPAAYRRTFRAASAPVGGADAGEPPTTALGG, encoded by the coding sequence ATGCCCGTCACCCCTTCCGCACGCCGTGTTCCCGGTGGGTCCAGCACCCCGGCCGCCGCGCCCTCGCGGGCCCGTGACCTGGCCGAGCGCGCGGCCCGACTGGATCGCCTGATGCGCCCGGACCCGCGCCCCGGCGCCCACAAGGTCGTCGTCCTGGCCCTCGACGGCGTCTACCCCTTCGAACTCGGCATCCCGCACCGGGTCCTGGGATCCGCCGACGGCCGCTACGAGGTGCTGTCCGCGAGCGTGGACGGGCAGCCCGTGCGGACCGACGCGGACATGACGGTCATCCCCGGGCACGGTCCCGAGGTGCTGGCCGACGCGGACACCGTGGTCATCCCTCCGTACGCGATCTCGTCGACCCCGGACCCGCGGGCCCTCACCGCACTGTCGCGCGTGCGCCCCGGGACCCGGCTGGTGTCCATCTGCACGGGTGCCTTCCTGCTGGCCGTGGGCGGTCACCTGGAGGGGCGACGGGCCACCACCCACTGGGCGCTCGCCGGCTACTTCCAGGAGCTGTTTCCCCGGGTCGAGCTCGATGCCGATGTGCTCTTCGTCGACCACGGCGACGTGCTGACCTCCGCGGGGGCGGCGAGCGGGGTGGACGTCTGCCTGCATCTGGTGCGCCAGGACCACGGCAGCGAGGTGGCCAACCAGGTCGCCCGTCGGTGCGTCGTGCCGCCGTACCGGGATGGCGGGCAGGCCCAGTACATCGAACGGCCGCTGCCACCTCCGGGCGGAACCGGCACCGGGCCGACCCGCGACTGGGCGTTGCAGAGGCTGGAACTGCCTCTGACGCTCGGCGAGTTGGCCGCGCACGCGGCGATGAGTACCCGTACGTTCGCCCGGCGGTTCCGGGAGGAGACCGGGCTGAGCCCCGGCCGCTGGCTGACCCAGCAGCGGCTGCGGCGGGCGCGGCACCTGCTGGAGTCCAGCGACCTGCCGGTCGAGCGGGTCGCCCACGAGGTCGGCTTCGCGACCGCCACCTCGCTGCGGCGGCACCTGGCGGCCGAGGCGGGGGTGGCTCCGGCGGCGTACCGGCGTACGTTCCGCGCCGCCTCGGCTCCGGTCGGGGGCGCAGACGCCGGGGAACCACCGACGACGGCACTTGGCGGGTAG